The Manis javanica isolate MJ-LG chromosome 4, MJ_LKY, whole genome shotgun sequence genome contains a region encoding:
- the MRPS21 gene encoding small ribosomal subunit protein bS21m codes for MAKHLKFIARTVMVQDGNVEGAYRTLNRILTMDGLIEDIKRRRYYEKPCRQRQRESYEICQRIYSMEMARKINFLMRKNRADPWQGC; via the exons ATGGCAAAACATCTGAAGTTCATTGCCAGGACTGTGATGGTACAGGACGGGAACGTGGAAGGTGCATACAGGACCCTAAACAG AATCCTCACCATGGATGGGCTCATTGAGGACATTAAGCGACGGCGGTACTATGAGAAGCCTTGTCGCCAGCGACAAAGGGAAAGCTATGAAATCTGTCAGCGAATCTACAGTATGGAAATGGCTCGCAAGATCAACTTCTTGATGCGAAAGAATCGTGCAGATCCATGGCAGGGCTGCTGA
- the CIART gene encoding circadian-associated transcriptional repressor isoform X1, whose amino-acid sequence MDSPSSVSSYSSYSHFSSLSTSPVNNDFGFPSDSEEEDKRAHGPRSDTIGQRGGSRPRPGPIRCRQRPKLSRNQHTASHSGQRNLASPMAGSGVKRSRDGELENILNIQGCTTEGDMLFAQKCKELQGFIRPLTDLLNGLKMGRFERGLSSFQQSVAMDRIQRIVGVLQKPQMGERYLGTLLQVEGMLKTWFPHIVAQKSSLSSSNRQQLTKHFPSRHSYLAASSPEFPINKMDQTQIGHLVLRQKQPWHLTEWPTLNLTWIHTTPICNPPLSSPATVSFSHSPIGISTSIGVIVFLQHGVRPFIHCAPTAPVPSTAVSPIISGDPKKLSGEGPHCHNLPGTLPSDWSCTLSPPGRPSMAREMTTSRLEPSTSCS is encoded by the exons ATGGATTCTCCGTCTAGCGTTTCTTCCTATTCTTCCTACTCTCACTTTTCCTCTTTGTCCACCTCCCCAGTGAACAATGACTTTGGCTTCCCCTCCGATAGTGAGGAGGAGGACAAGAGGGCCCACGGCCCCAGGTCAGACACTATTGGGCAGAGGGGAGGTTCCCGGCCCCGTCCCGGTCCTATCCGCTGCAGGCAACGACCCAAGCTTTCCAGGAACCAGCATACAGCATCTCACTCGGGCCAACGGAACTTAGCTTCTCCCATGGCTGGATCCGGGGTCAAAAGATCAAGAGATGGTGAATTGGAGAACATTCTAAACATCCAGGGTTGTACCACAGAAGGAGACATGCTATTTGCTCAGAAG TGTAAAGAGCTCCAAGGATTCATACGCCCTCTCACAGATCTACTGAATGGGCTGAAGATGGGTCGCTTTGAGAGAG GATTGAGCAGTTTCCAACAGAGTGTGGCAATGGACAGGATCCAGCGTATTGTAGGTGTTCTGCAAAAGCCACAGATGGG GGAACGTTACCTAGGAACACTACTACAGGTAGAAGGGATGTTGAAGACTTGGTTTCCTCATATAGTTGCCCAGAAGTCATCATTGAGCAGTAGTAACAGGCAACAGCTGACCAAG CATTTTCCAAGCCGCCACAGTTATCTAGCTGCTTCATCTCCTGAATTTCCCATAAACAAGATGGACCAGACACAGATAGGACATCTAGTATTGAGACAAAAGCAGCCTTGGCACCTCACTGAGTGGCCAACTTTGAACCTCACTTGGATCCACACGACTCCAATTTGCAACCCTCCTCTCAGTTCCCCAGCCACTGTCTCCTTTAGCCACAGTCCCATAGGCATTAGCACTAGCATTGGTGTCATCGTTTTCCTCCAGCATGGAGTGCGGCCTTTTATCCACTGTGCCCCAACTGCTCCAGTTCCCTCTACTGCGGTATCTCCTATCATCTCTGGTGATCCTAAGAAACTCTCTGGAGAGGGGCCTCATTGCCACAATTTGCCAGGAACTCTGCCGTCTGACTGGAGCTGTACCTTATCCCCTCCTGGTAGACCCAGCATGGCCAGAGAGATGACCACCAGCCGCCTAGAGCCATCTACCAGTTGCTCCTGA
- the CIART gene encoding circadian-associated transcriptional repressor isoform X2, with product MAGSGVKRSRDGELENILNIQGCTTEGDMLFAQKCKELQGFIRPLTDLLNGLKMGRFERGLSSFQQSVAMDRIQRIVGVLQKPQMGERYLGTLLQVEGMLKTWFPHIVAQKSSLSSSNRQQLTKHFPSRHSYLAASSPEFPINKMDQTQIGHLVLRQKQPWHLTEWPTLNLTWIHTTPICNPPLSSPATVSFSHSPIGISTSIGVIVFLQHGVRPFIHCAPTAPVPSTAVSPIISGDPKKLSGEGPHCHNLPGTLPSDWSCTLSPPGRPSMAREMTTSRLEPSTSCS from the exons ATGGCTGGATCCGGGGTCAAAAGATCAAGAGATGGTGAATTGGAGAACATTCTAAACATCCAGGGTTGTACCACAGAAGGAGACATGCTATTTGCTCAGAAG TGTAAAGAGCTCCAAGGATTCATACGCCCTCTCACAGATCTACTGAATGGGCTGAAGATGGGTCGCTTTGAGAGAG GATTGAGCAGTTTCCAACAGAGTGTGGCAATGGACAGGATCCAGCGTATTGTAGGTGTTCTGCAAAAGCCACAGATGGG GGAACGTTACCTAGGAACACTACTACAGGTAGAAGGGATGTTGAAGACTTGGTTTCCTCATATAGTTGCCCAGAAGTCATCATTGAGCAGTAGTAACAGGCAACAGCTGACCAAG CATTTTCCAAGCCGCCACAGTTATCTAGCTGCTTCATCTCCTGAATTTCCCATAAACAAGATGGACCAGACACAGATAGGACATCTAGTATTGAGACAAAAGCAGCCTTGGCACCTCACTGAGTGGCCAACTTTGAACCTCACTTGGATCCACACGACTCCAATTTGCAACCCTCCTCTCAGTTCCCCAGCCACTGTCTCCTTTAGCCACAGTCCCATAGGCATTAGCACTAGCATTGGTGTCATCGTTTTCCTCCAGCATGGAGTGCGGCCTTTTATCCACTGTGCCCCAACTGCTCCAGTTCCCTCTACTGCGGTATCTCCTATCATCTCTGGTGATCCTAAGAAACTCTCTGGAGAGGGGCCTCATTGCCACAATTTGCCAGGAACTCTGCCGTCTGACTGGAGCTGTACCTTATCCCCTCCTGGTAGACCCAGCATGGCCAGAGAGATGACCACCAGCCGCCTAGAGCCATCTACCAGTTGCTCCTGA